In Candidatus Promineifilum breve, one genomic interval encodes:
- a CDS encoding DUF2975 domain-containing protein has protein sequence MKRGSTLFLKVVLILIGVVTLVGLIWFPQTEGRATNLDLISIYKDPFIIYIYMASIPFFVGLFQAFKLLNLIDANKAFTQDAVHTLKMMKLASLTLIGFIALAMLYIRFFVHGDDPAGPTALGIIISFASIVIATAAAIFQRVLQNAVDMKSENDLTV, from the coding sequence ATGAAACGAGGTTCAACGCTTTTTCTAAAAGTAGTTCTCATCCTAATCGGAGTCGTAACCCTTGTCGGTCTTATCTGGTTTCCCCAAACCGAAGGGAGAGCCACGAATTTGGATCTAATCAGTATTTATAAAGATCCGTTTATTATCTACATTTATATGGCCTCGATCCCGTTTTTTGTTGGGTTATTCCAGGCATTCAAATTATTAAACCTCATTGATGCCAATAAAGCGTTTACCCAGGATGCTGTTCATACCCTAAAGATGATGAAATTGGCTTCCCTTACTCTTATTGGCTTTATTGCCCTAGCAATGCTTTACATTCGTTTCTTTGTGCATGGTGATGATCCGGCAGGTCCGACGGCCCTTGGAATAATTATCAGTTTCGCTTCAATTGTCATTGCAACTGCTGCTGCCATCTTTCAAAGAGTTCTCCAAAACGCGGTAGACATGAAATCAGAAAATGATTTAACCGTATGA
- a CDS encoding alpha/beta fold hydrolase: MQMQSYVLTSAGSSTHYWLSGPEGAPLVVLTHGATIDHHEWDATVTILAGHYRVLTWDVPGHGLSRPADFSVAGAVERLVAILDTVDARQAAFVGHSLGGNLHQELVFHHPERVRCMVCVDCTWNFQKLTRWESLLVKSARPILKFYPHDMLVNQSLAATTSSAAAQEPLHSAMNKLSKDEFIQIMMAATDCLHYEPGYRINKPLLLILGDLDRTGNIRKAMPLWAKEEPLARLVIVPDTKHAPNLDAAEVFHGELMGFLEIQLG, from the coding sequence ATGCAGATGCAGTCGTACGTTCTGACGAGCGCAGGCAGTTCGACCCACTATTGGCTAAGCGGCCCAGAGGGCGCGCCGCTGGTCGTCCTGACGCACGGGGCCACCATTGACCATCACGAGTGGGACGCCACGGTGACGATCCTGGCCGGCCACTACCGCGTGCTCACCTGGGACGTGCCCGGCCACGGTCTCTCGCGCCCGGCCGATTTCTCCGTGGCCGGCGCGGTCGAGCGCCTGGTCGCCATCCTCGATACCGTCGACGCGCGCCAGGCCGCCTTCGTGGGCCATTCCTTGGGCGGCAACCTGCATCAGGAACTCGTCTTTCATCATCCCGAACGGGTTCGCTGTATGGTATGCGTCGATTGCACCTGGAACTTCCAGAAGCTCACCCGCTGGGAATCCCTGCTGGTCAAGTCGGCCCGGCCCATTCTCAAGTTTTATCCGCACGACATGCTCGTCAATCAATCCCTGGCGGCGACCACGTCGTCGGCCGCCGCCCAAGAACCCCTGCACTCGGCCATGAACAAGTTGAGCAAGGATGAATTCATCCAGATCATGATGGCCGCCACGGACTGCCTGCACTACGAGCCGGGCTACCGGATCAACAAGCCGCTGCTACTCATCCTGGGGGACCTGGATCGGACGGGCAACATCCGCAAGGCCATGCCGCTGTGGGCGAAGGAAGAGCCGTTGGCGCGGCTGGTTATCGTTCCCGACACCAAACATGCGCCGAATTTGGATGCGGCCGAGGTGTTTCATGGGGAATTGATGGGGTTTTTGGAGATACAGCTTGGGTGA
- a CDS encoding helix-turn-helix domain-containing protein, translating to MAIIINIDVMLAKRKMSVTELTEKVGITMANLSILKNGKAKAIRFSTLEAICRALDCQPGDILEYKNEASAGTDA from the coding sequence ATGGCGATAATAATAAACATTGACGTGATGTTGGCCAAACGGAAAATGAGTGTCACCGAACTTACCGAAAAGGTGGGTATCACCATGGCCAATCTATCAATATTAAAAAATGGAAAAGCCAAGGCGATTCGTTTCTCGACCCTGGAGGCAATTTGCCGAGCTTTAGATTGTCAACCGGGAGATATTCTGGAATACAAAAATGAGGCGAGCGCCGGTACGGATGCATAG
- the dapB gene encoding 4-hydroxy-tetrahydrodipicolinate reductase gives MTIQLCLAGATGWAGSALARAIAQTEDIELVAAVSRTHAGRSLGEVLAEPRLTGPIYATAEAALAAHPCDVFFEYTKPDVAKANVLAALERGANVVIGTSGLTDADYAEIAATAEARGRGVLAVGNFALTAVLLMKFAEMAARLIPQWEIIDYASDGKKDAPSGTARELAARLARIRPSALTVPLDETQGLVETRGARLAGSQVHSIRLPGYTISVEIIFGMTDQTLTLRHDSGNSAEPYVDGALLAIGKVGSFMGVRRGLDSVLEI, from the coding sequence ATGACGATTCAACTCTGTTTGGCCGGCGCGACCGGCTGGGCCGGGTCGGCGCTGGCCCGCGCCATTGCCCAAACCGAAGATATCGAACTCGTTGCCGCCGTCTCGCGCACGCACGCGGGGCGCAGCCTGGGCGAGGTGTTGGCCGAACCGCGCCTGACCGGCCCGATCTATGCCACGGCTGAGGCAGCGCTGGCCGCCCACCCCTGTGACGTCTTCTTCGAGTACACCAAGCCCGACGTAGCCAAAGCCAACGTCCTGGCGGCGCTGGAGCGCGGGGCCAACGTCGTGATCGGCACGTCGGGGTTGACCGACGCCGATTACGCCGAGATCGCCGCCACCGCCGAAGCACGCGGCCGTGGCGTGCTGGCCGTGGGCAATTTCGCGCTGACGGCCGTCCTGCTGATGAAGTTCGCCGAGATGGCCGCCCGGTTGATCCCCCAGTGGGAGATCATCGACTACGCCAGCGACGGCAAGAAAGATGCCCCCAGCGGCACCGCGCGCGAATTGGCCGCGCGCCTGGCCCGCATCCGCCCGTCCGCACTGACCGTGCCGTTGGACGAAACGCAGGGTCTGGTGGAGACACGCGGCGCGCGCCTCGCCGGGTCGCAGGTGCATTCCATCCGGCTGCCCGGTTACACCATCTCGGTCGAGATCATCTTCGGCATGACCGACCAAACGCTGACCCTCCGCCACGACTCCGGCAATAGCGCGGAGCCGTATGTGGACGGGGCGCTGCTGGCGATTGGTAAGGTGGGGTCGTTTATGGGGGTTCGGCGGGGGTTGGATAGTGTGCTGGAGATTTAG